From a region of the Salvelinus fontinalis isolate EN_2023a chromosome 13, ASM2944872v1, whole genome shotgun sequence genome:
- the LOC129868170 gene encoding small nuclear ribonucleoprotein Sm D2-like — MSLLNKPKSEMTPEELQKREEEEFNTGPLSVLTQSVKSNTQVLVNCRNNKKLLGRVKAFDRHCNMVLENVKEMWTEVPKSGKGKKKSKPVNKDRYISKMFLRGDSVIVVLRNPLITGTGGK; from the exons AT GAGTTTGCTGAATAAACCCAAGTCTGAGATGACTCCTGAAGAGTTGCAGAAACGAGAGGAGGAAGAATTCAACACTGGACCACTGTCTGTGCTCACCCAGTCCGTGAAAAGCAACACACAAGTCCTCGTCAACTGCCGCAACAACAAGAAGCTACTTGGACGAGTCAAAGCCTTCGACAG GCACTGCAACATGGTGTTGGagaatgtgaaggagatgtggacAGAGGTCCCGAAGAGTGGCAAGGGGAAAAAGAAGTCCAAGCCAGTGAACAAGGACCGGTACATCTCTAAGATGTTTCTGAGAGGGGACTCTGTCATTGTTGTGTTGAGGAACCCTCTTATCACTGGGACTGGGGGGAAGTAG